From the Mya arenaria isolate MELC-2E11 chromosome 17, ASM2691426v1 genome, the window tttacaacacgGCGACTTACATAATCGGGACTTTGGCGTTGGGCCATGTCGGACGTCAGGttacattacacaaatattatGAACTAATGTTTGCTTTCGTACTTATACTATTTGGGACTTCTAACCGTTTCATCAAACTTTTAAATGATTGCCATTCGAgtcatacatattaaaaaaaacctgcAGGTTGTCCCATAAATGAACTCCTGATTAAAAAGAGcgcaaatatgaaatatatcgCATCTTTAGTACTGTCAAAGTAATAATAAATTAGATTCtataaatattaagataacTTCAAAAAAATATGGAAAGAAGTTCAACGGAGCAGGAAGCAGGATTCGAACTACCGAACTTTGCaggctaaaatatattttcagtcatGCGCTACAATTCTTTATCGGAGTCGAAACAATTTTAGAATCTCAGCGTAATATCGGCCAAATTTAATTAAGAATGTCTTTAATTGGCTCATGTGAAGGTCACCAGAAAATGGCCTTCTTCGGTTGAACTTCAGATCCTCGTGCGAGGGTGTATGTCaggatatgattttaatcagaataacgtcaaaacaatgatcaaataattcattttagaaAGAACCAGCCTCTGTTGATTAAGTCCCTTGGATGAATTGAAAACACTCTGAATTCATTaagtaaatattgatttatttgttgtattatcATGAAGAACATCACCGAAAGCAACATTATCTTAACTAAATTATTTCAGTAGACAaacgtttatatatttatttatctattcaaGATATCATGCCAGCACCACTGAATACCGATTATGCCTTTATACTGCATtcttacagattgaatgttttgacaactttctttttagttcttgtcttggaacgagcccaTTTTGGAGGAAAATGCATGGAATTTAgcgatataagactgctgataaaaataagatcgcaggttttcatatttatgttcaaaattgatgttttatgcatttttcttaaagcgttagtaaaaCGCCTTTAGccatacaacattaattttcgaacgttaatatgaaaaattgcGATCTGGTCTTTTGACAGCAATCCTGTATTACTGGTAATCAGATAgttacgcaaaaaatggctcattccaagacaattttttttaaagttgtcaaatcggtAAATCTTTGAGAATGCAGCTCTTAGTAGATTGATATTACCTGGGAGTTGGTCCCAGATACAAAATATAGCATTCTGTGAGTCACCAGCAGTCAATTGCCATCTCattcaccagagtgatggtgcTATGCAGCAATGGACATTGATTGGATATTTGAGATATTAAATATTAGCTgagttttaacaaataattgtgTCAACGTCAAACTGCATTGCTTAACctttacaaaattaattaaaaaaaatagcggAAAACAGCCTATCGTCGTTTAATTATGCTTAATGTAACGAGCATTTTGATTGGTCGATGATGACATCAGGGACATGATTTATTGATAGTTTTTTAACTCGATTTTGCAGCGATGGAATCAGAGGTTAgaattatcattatcaaacctttGGTTTGCTAACAAGTTAGTCGAACTGCTTATTGATTGGTCCATATTTGTCCAATAATGACTGTTGACCAATCGAATTGCTTGCATGTGCAAACTAGCCCAAAAGATTACcaagtttaatacaatttgcACCGCTAGTCTCCATCAATAGCATTTTCGCGTTAATTACTCATGTTGCTCGCGTTtatttgaggggggggggggggggtgacgcGAGGTGCCGCCCGTATTTAATAAGCTGTAATCTACGGCCATATCACAAACAAGTATGCATTAAGAGTGTGTGCAGTGAAGTTTCCTGACTTGTTCGGCTTCGACAGACGGTACCGTACCAGTTTCAGCAGCAAccttttttttatatcaataaattgtttacaCCAATTTCAAcgtaatgcaaatacttttatGAAAGTTTGTGCCAATACGGTAACATTTGTTGTTCCAATTCGCAACGTCATACGCAACAGAACATGCCTAAACGGTATGATTTTTGCACCAATGGTCGGCGTCATGTATAACTAAAACAGaaatcaactgtaatctttaGAAATCCTGttaccccccgcggtcattaacaccttCTCGATCACGCCCAATAGCTActataaaatttggaaaacagagaccggagggAACCGGGACCGGAAAATAGTATCCCACATGActataggaatgacgtcaccattacgtcatatgtacttccgttgtgtggaaaattctcaataaaaaaatgttcttatgattgatagacatgttttcacatgctcaatacactgtaaatcaaaaatatcattattcctgaaacttttataccttaagtatatattcttgcttgatttatcatttagagttgagattaaagcataaaccgctgccctatagttgaaaggtctttttggaagaactgtcatggcggacggtgcaatttttagagtttgtttttcaagtggagcgatttttcttaggaataacttgaccccccccccttttttattggcttaaaaggtagtttaaagcttgtactttaagaatatatatggttatcatagcctgcattcgctcgaaatgcctttaaatgttgtcttaaattataattttacattgaattatatagggaataacaatggtggtgtgtaacctataCGGTATCAGTTTTGCACCGATGGTCGGCGTCATGTATAACTAAAACAGTACATGACTATACGGTATCAGTTTTACACCAATGGTCGGCGTCATGTATAACTAAAACAGTACATGACTATACACAGTATCATTTTTGTGCCGTGTTTAACTAAAACATAACTTGACCACACAGTatcatttgtgtttaaatattttaatcgtTATACATAACAGTCCATGGCAATACGCCAATAGGTCACCGGCAAACGGtttcaaatttaacttaatactGATTTCAGTTCATGGCCAGACACCACTAATCAAGTTCAGCCATAGACACTTTCTGTGGAAAATCTCATCTCTACTTTGTCAGCCAAGTCCTCCTTGTTCAACTTCCGGAGGCCCCTAATAAGCTGGGCGACGTCGGCGCTCGTCCGGCTAAACGTCCGCCATTTTTCCAGGCACTTAAGAGCTTGTTCCTCCATTGTTCTATCTCGCCGAGCGCTGTGGATACAATAATAAGGTTTGTTAAACAGACTAGTTGCGATCGCTTCATTTCTCATTAATTCATGTGAATTTCATATCAAAAAGTAAGTGCAGTTCTGATTAATGTTCATGACTTGAACCCACtgtaatgaatataaattgtatatcaATTTGTAGGAATGGTATGAATTGGCCACTACCTACAGTTCATACTAGTCAAATTCATTCATACAAAGTTAGCGTACGCTAGCTTAGACCTGCCACGTGACTAGGCACATGCCGGTTACACCGGCTGAATGATAGCGTTTCTTCCTCAACCGGTCAACCGACGTGAGCCGTTGGCACACAAATAAGGCATAAAACAAGTAGTTCGCCGGAGGTTTTGCAATATGTCACCGGCACATAAACTACCTTCTTGCCAGTAATTAAAATATTGCAGGGGTAAACCAGTCcatgaatatgtatttgttttacctGTAAATGTCTATAAGTTCAATATCATGCGACAGTTTTTCTCTGTCACGTGACGGCTGGAACGGAAGACACGCGTACAGCCGCTTCCAGTCATTGTCAATCTCCTGAGCAACGTACCGACACGCGTCCGTTAACTGGcctggaaatatatttttttcggtATGATTTAAACTGAAAACACATTCAAGCAATCAATTATAATCTATATAATTAAGATCCGAATAAATTTAAACGTCCTTTGAAATCTTAACCGCCGATACTTATACATTCTTGATATGGTTTTCACGAGGATTTAGTTAAATTACGTCATTAAACAACAGGTGTTAGAGTTCGGTTACTTACCTTCCTGGTAAAACTCCCGGCGGCGCCTGTAAAGCTTTCGGAGAGTTTCCGGTGACATCTTTAGGACCCGAATGTGCTTCATTACGGTCGTCTTCCGGTCCAGGTTGTCGAGACGCTCGTGCATGGATCTCAGCTCGATCTCCATCCCCTCAAGACTGTTCTTCATTTCGTCTGCCTCGTGCCTGTAAGAAGGAGTCAAACGACGATCAAACACTGCCGATAATCATTAACAGCAGCGGTCGCCTATAATCGATTACATAATCACAAATTCGATAATTGTCATTTGACTAAATTTAGCCCCGAAAATAAGAAATGGCTTTGGTattcatatgtattttttatctgtttttttttaaagcttataTGACTGAAggttattttacaaaaaaaagaaagaaaaagttggacattattaaaaataattaatataaatggcTTTTCCGGTTTTTTTTGGTGATAAATAATGATTTGGGACCGATTTTCTTTCCCTACCTGCTTGTAACGAGCTCTACTTTCAACTCGTATGTTCTGTCCGAAATATCTTTCAACTCTCGTTCGAGTCTCGTTCTTTGCCGCTTAGCAACGCTCATCCACTCACTTAATCGGTCAATTTCCCGCAGGTTTTTGGCAAGTTTCGCGTGCATATCTTCCTCCTGACGCGGAGTTAATGTCCTTTTAGTTGACAAGGCTGTTTTTGTCCCTTCCACGTGCTCGGTCTTTTGTGAAATTTGAAATTCTAAACGCTCAATTTTCAACTGCAGCGTTTGAATGCTGTCTTTTCGTTTCTTCTTCTCTTTTCTGTGAATATTGTACTCCTTTTCTGTCTTTTTCCGCACTTTCGATCTTCGTTCTAAACTACGTTCTAAcgagtgttttcttttttgaagTTTAAAGACATCTTCCTGTAATGTATCTTTATATCCAgtattgaacaaaatatcttGCTGGAGCT encodes:
- the LOC128224491 gene encoding DNA repair protein RAD50-like; its protein translation is MSTPRSNRSIQGRRSRPPPSREVEYKFIQETVNDVCLTIKTYAQKYFSKKGLDHDACAQCYKEIVKTWNQEPGHFTNWKEFMEKVGENNIDKTLKHKNVYKDLIHLCERSKEFETMIPHVRERIVNCVKDHVYKYCHSFSEETGGVEASIVTEYEQQIRNYKRDIEKMINAINSDILRYSDVKSSFERFIAEGANIGKLMESICVQIVEIAHEVKRWISDDSAYPDKLQQDILFNTGYKDTLQEDVFKLQKRKHSLERSLERRSKVRKKTEKEYNIHRKEKKKRKDSIQTLQLKIERLEFQISQKTEHVEGTKTALSTKRTLTPRQEEDMHAKLAKNLREIDRLSEWMSVAKRQRTRLERELKDISDRTYELKVELVTSRHEADEMKNSLEGMEIELRSMHERLDNLDRKTTVMKHIRVLKMSPETLRKLYRRRREFYQEGQLTDACRYVAQEIDNDWKRLYACLPFQPSRDREKLSHDIELIDIYSARRDRTMEEQALKCLEKWRTFSRTSADVAQLIRGLRKLNKEDLADKVEMRFSTESVYG